Proteins co-encoded in one Cydia strobilella chromosome 14, ilCydStro3.1, whole genome shotgun sequence genomic window:
- the LOC134747391 gene encoding uncharacterized protein LOC134747391: MNFLHFYTLLFTLLVNLLYCICQEDKLNDWVQSNNCLPNAPVDLDFCTCQCSDVTAALRSSPDLQLEVSRRLQHRRRNRRRTTTTTTTTTTTTDPTIIKPYTPGILKCWETCVDTLI, translated from the exons ATGAATTTTCTACATTTCTATACTTTG CTGTTTACTTTATTAGTAAACTTGTTGTACTGCATTTGTCAGGAGGATAAACTAAATGACTGGG TACAGTCCAACAACTGCCTCCCAAACGCGCCAGTGGACCTTGACTTCTGCACATGCCAGTGTTCCGACGTAACTGCTGCTCTTCGCTCTTCGCCGGACTTACAGTTGGAG GTCTCACGGAGGCTTCAACATAGGCGAAGGAATAGGAGGAGAACTACAACTACCACAACTACCACAACTACTACAACTGACCCAACTATTATAAAGCCCTACACCCCAGGCATCTTAAAGTGCTGGGAGACCTGCGTTGACACTCTAATTTAG